One part of the Helicoverpa armigera isolate CAAS_96S chromosome 3, ASM3070526v1, whole genome shotgun sequence genome encodes these proteins:
- the LOC110380469 gene encoding 14-3-3 protein zeta isoform X1, which produces MSVDKEELVQRAKLAEQAERYDDMAAAMKEVTETGVELSNEERNLLSVAYKNVVGARRSSWRVISSIEQKTEGSERKQQMAKEYRVKVEKELREICYDVLGLLDKHLIPKASNPESKVFYLKMKGDYYRYLAEVATGETRNSVVEDSQKAYQDAFEISKAKMQPTHPIRLGLALNFSVFYYEILNSPDKACQLAKQAFDDAIAELDTLNEDSYKDSTLIMQLLRDNLTLWTSDTQGDGDEPAEGGDN; this is translated from the exons ATGTCCGTCGACAAGGAGGAACTGGTGCAACGCGCCAAGCTGGCGGAGCAGGCTGAACGATATGACGACATGGCGGCCGCGATGAAAGAAGTCACGGAAACCGGCGTCGAGCTGAGCAATGAGGAAAGGAACCTGCTTTCCGTTGCTTACAAAAATGTCGTGGGCGCTCGACGATCGTCATGGCGCGTTATCTCCTCCATTGAACAGAAAACCGAAGGCTCGGAAAGAAAACAACAGATGGCAAAAGAATATAGGGTTAAAGTAGAAAAAGAGCTCAGAGAAATCTGCTACGATGTTTTG gGTTTACTTGACAAGCACCTTATTCCTAAAGCTAGTAATCCAGAAAGTAAAGTATTTTACCTTAAAATGAAGGGTGATTACTATAGGTACCTTGCAGAAGTGGCCACAGGAGAAACCAGAAATT CTGTTGTAGAGGATTCACAGAAAGCATACCAAGACGCTTTCGAGATCAGCAAGGCGAAAATGCAGCCCACACACCCAATAAGGCTGGGTCTGGCGTTAAATTTCTCCGTCTTCTATTATGAGATATTAAATTCACCAGACAAAGCGTGTCAGCTCGCCAAACAG GCGTTCGATGATGCGATTGCCGAATTAGACacactcaatgaagactcgTACAAAGACTCGACACTGATCATGCAGTTGCTGCGAGACAACCTGACGCTGTGGACGTCAGACACGCAAGGCGATGGCGACGAGCCCGCCGAGGGCGGCGACAACTAA
- the LOC110380469 gene encoding 14-3-3 protein zeta isoform X2 encodes MSVDKEELVQRAKLAEQAERYDDMAAAMKEVTETGVELSNEERNLLSVAYKNVVGARRSSWRVISSIEQKTEGSERKQQMAKEYRVKVEKELREICYDVLGLLDKHLIPKASNPESKVFYLKMKGDYYRYLAEVATGETRNSVVEDSQKAYQEAFDIAKAKMQPTHPIRLGLALNFSVFYYEIINSPARACHLAKQAFDDAIAELDTLNEDSYKDSTLIMQLLRDNLTLWTSDTQGDGDEPAEGGDN; translated from the exons ATGTCCGTCGACAAGGAGGAACTGGTGCAACGCGCCAAGCTGGCGGAGCAGGCTGAACGATATGACGACATGGCGGCCGCGATGAAAGAAGTCACGGAAACCGGCGTCGAGCTGAGCAATGAGGAAAGGAACCTGCTTTCCGTTGCTTACAAAAATGTCGTGGGCGCTCGACGATCGTCATGGCGCGTTATCTCCTCCATTGAACAGAAAACCGAAGGCTCGGAAAGAAAACAACAGATGGCAAAAGAATATAGGGTTAAAGTAGAAAAAGAGCTCAGAGAAATCTGCTACGATGTTTTG gGTTTACTTGACAAGCACCTTATTCCTAAAGCTAGTAATCCAGAAAGTAAAGTATTTTACCTTAAAATGAAGGGTGATTACTATAGGTACCTTGCAGAAGTGGCCACAGGAGAAACCAGAAATT CCGTCGTGGAGGACTCGCAGAAGGCCTACCAAGAAGCGTTCGACATTGCTAAAGCCAAAATGCAACCGACCCACCCCATCAGGCTCGGCCTTGCGCTCAACTTTTCCGTGTTTTATTACGAGATAATCAACTCCCCTGCGCGAGCGTGCCACTTAGCTAAACag GCGTTCGATGATGCGATTGCCGAATTAGACacactcaatgaagactcgTACAAAGACTCGACACTGATCATGCAGTTGCTGCGAGACAACCTGACGCTGTGGACGTCAGACACGCAAGGCGATGGCGACGAGCCCGCCGAGGGCGGCGACAACTAA
- the LOC110380492 gene encoding uncharacterized protein LOC110380492: MSERAHSAEPLLPPLALAAYVACVAGAAALANCSVLAALFKTSRTGLLTIILQLAIADFILGASIGPELWSYNSRSWDFGNHGCVAYRGLNVFASTAASYLVATIALHSLATINIEEKAIAKRMKRNAQDEDEEIRCSRHSLVTSSDSSTPPRTMNLDYRLSDRRISVTQPSVFVWVLAISLSVPEFVLATTVHLERDAVLCTIVDTSQRLHMYSMLAMFNLFLPLIIMGTAAVLVIIKLKNEKIMSRIEYFESIAALKLSLWLIVVYMVLCSPRSIVTAFNIYSKSLQGNETSLAHTADMTSVNVAASSTYILATLVRPLLSIVLLPRVRKSFSFGSYTSADNV; encoded by the exons ATGTCGGAGCGCGCGCACTCGGCCGAGCCGCTCCTCCCGCCGCTCGCGCTCGCCGCGTACGTCGCGTGCGTCGCCGGCGCTGCCGCTCTCGCCAACTGCTCGGTGCTCGCTGCGCTCTTCAAAACCTCGCGGACTG GTTTGCTTACCATCATTCTACAATTGGCTATAGCTGACTTTATACTCGGAGCATCAATAGGACCTGAGCTATGGTCTTACAATAGCAGATCATGGGACTTCGGTAATCATGGCTGTGTCGCCTATCGAGGACTGAACGTGTTTGCATCAACGGCAGCATCCTATCTAGTAGCAACTATTGCTCTACACTCGCTGGCCACCATAAACATTGAAGAAAAGGCAATTGCAAAACGAATGAAACGAAACGCACAGGATGAAGATGAAGAAATAAGGTGTTCACGCCATAGTTTGGTGACAAGCAGTGACTCTTCGACTCCACCCAGAACTATGAACCTAGATTACAGACTCTCTGATCGTAGAATCTCAGTAACTCAACCATCAGTATTTGTTTGGGTACTGGCTATTTCATTAAGCGTTCCAGAATTTGTATTGGCCACTACAGTGCACCTAGAAAGGGATGCTGTGCTATGCACCATAGTCGACACCAGTCAACGTCTGCATATGTACTCGATGTTAGCTATGTTTAATCTTTTTTTACCCCTAATCATTATGGGTACTGCTGCTGTTCTAGTCATCATTAAATtaaagaatgaaaaaataatgtctCGAATTGAATACTTTGAATCTATTGCAGCTCTTAAGTTATCTTTGTGGCTTATTGTCGTTTACATGGTATTGTGTAGTCCTCGGTCGATTGTCACTGCTTTCAATATATACTCGAAATCATTGCAAGGTAACGAGACATCCTTGGCTCATACTGCAGACATGACATCTGTAAACGTAGCAGCCAGCAGTACGTACATACTCGCCACATTAGTCCGTCCATTGCTCAGCATAGTGCTACTGCCGCGTGTCAGGAAGTCGTTTTCTTTCGGATCCTATACAAGTGCAGATAATGTGTGA